Genomic segment of Camelus bactrianus isolate YW-2024 breed Bactrian camel chromosome 33, ASM4877302v1, whole genome shotgun sequence:
TAAGTAAAAGTTCATCTTTGCCATCCCCTCTGCAGGACCACTCACCCCatccttccccatcccactcgCCCATGTGTACTCCGAGGACAAAAGAACGTGACTgtctctaaggaaaaaaaggcGCTTATTTCTCAGTCACATTATACCCCACACTACCTTTTCTTGTAAGTACATAAATGTTCTCAACCGCACAGGACTGATGGTACTTCAGGAAGCAGGACTTCATGGTGTCGTAGCACGTCCCAAGATGATATTGTTTACATTTATAACACATCTCTGAAGGCCCTGCCAGGCACAGAAAGAGGTGCTTAAAGGCTGTGGTGTGGAGAAGGTTCTCCAGGCCTAGGGCCTCTGACAGGCACTTACTATTGTCTGGTGGTTCCCAACCTTCCTCGGGACACTGACCCCTTGGATAGTCCTGTGGGAGGTAACTTGTACAGACATAAATCCAGTATTGTGTGTGATCTCAAAAGGTCAGAGTTCCTGTAAAATTTATCTATGGTCCCTGAGTAATGAGCGTCTTACCTAGCCTGACAGTTTTATCCTGTAATGGGGAAAAGGAAACCAGGAAGGAGATTTTAGCTTTCTTACTCAAAGAAATGGACTAAATTGGTCTAGGAGAAGATGTAACTCCCAAGGTTCTAGAGTAAGAATGGATTACaggagggaggggatagctcagggtagagtgtgtgcttggcatgcatgaagtcctgggttcgatcctcagtacctccattaataaacaaacaaacaaagaaacaaattaacctaattacctcccccaacaaaaaaaatgGATTACAGCTCTCCCTGAAGATGGAGGGGGTGGTTTTACTCCCAAACATGTCACAAATAATCTTTTTACTAGACTTTAGCCATGGTCATACCGGTCAGATGTTCCTGAAATTCACCTGTGAAAAGAGGGGAAGTCTTGCTTGTCACAATCTCACTTGCATCTGCCAAAACCCCAAGAGCCAGTTTTGGAAATTTCTCCTCCCCCAGCATCTTCCCATCTCTTAACCAACAGCCAGTCCTCCCTCAGTCTCCAGGACTTACCCTTACTCATGCAGACCAGAAAGGCGACGTACAGCAGAAACGGAGCAACCATCCTGGGTCTTTGGTCATATGCAGTTTCCTGTGGAAGGTTGAGCTTCCCCAGTGTTCTGTCCTTGGACCATTCATCTAAATCATATAATAGTAAAATTTCAGGGACAGACAGTACCTCGGTGTTCCCAGAACCAACCAAACCGCCAACTGGAGTCTCACTGTCCCTAAGGCACCTACTTTAAAATTCTCCTCAATGgtgagtgtgtgtatacacacttaATTCATTATTGTATAGCTAAGCCTTGAGCTCTGCAAGTGAAATCAATTTTCTTTCCCACATTTTAACCTTGCAGATACTTCAACAGAGGATTTGGACACCTTCATAACCTTTCAGGTAAGCCAGGCCATAAATAAAatcttctctttcaaaatgtttcaaggttttctttctctttaaaaaaaaaaagaaagatacttcTGTTATTAGAATTAGTACTAAGGCTTGTCCTTTTGAAAGCCAGAGGACTGCTTGAGAGAGAAGCCTtattctccacacacacacacaatttttaatGTGATGATTTAGAAATCTACTTTGGATATAGTCTATGGCTTTTCTGGCTGATGATAGAATTTCTTTTAGGGTTGTTTGAAGGGTCCTTGTTGTTAGCATATGTCTGTTGTAAAATGAGTGAGTGACCAGGCTGTGAGATTTCTTTGTTCACTAAAGTAGCAAAACCAGATGATTGCTGAGCACTGTAGGGGCTCCATctgtgaaaagagaaaagaagcttttgttttagtaaaaaattttatgataaaatcaCCTTTTTCCCACTGCCCCAAACTTGTTGACTTTTACAGTTTCCAAAAGAGACTCATGATGTAAGAATTCTTTGATGACTTCACCACgcacaaagcaaacaaaaccaaaaggaaactgaaaactgACTCTTTTGAAAGATACTGTTACTTTCATCCAATTGTGAAATGAAGAAGTATGGCAAAAGTGAAAATACCTCAATgattgcttaaaaattttttttaatatcaactcttttgggggaggaggatatagctcattggtagagcacgtgcttagcatgcacgaggtcatgggtttgatccccagtacctctattaaataaaaaataataaataaataaataaaactaattacctcccccccaaagaaaacaaaagtaaaaaaatttaattaaaaaatgtatcaaCTCTTTTATTTGACAAAGAAAATGgtctatagaattttttttctttgttgaggTCCACACATTACTTCCAACATGGTTTACTAACGTTTATTCAATATAAGTAGAGCTTCTTTTCATTCAGCAAGCTGGTAAGAAAATATATGGAAGCCCCAAGAAAAGGCTTTTTGTAAAATGATAGCTATATTTAGAAACATGCTAATTTTTTCAAACTGAGCTTTCTTAGTAGGAAAAATCCCTAATCCTAAGATGCATTTTCCAGACAGAGAGAAGTGAGATGTAATTTCATTTTGTCTGGCTTTGCATTTGCGTTCACAAGAACATTGCCACGCAAATCAAACCACTGTGGCCTCTAAGTCCCAGCAAGTTCAAAGATGCGAATAAAACTGTCTCATTCCTgttctctcatttatttttattggtaacAAAGTGTCAGTCACTGGTAACACTCCTGTAGTTTGTTGCAGCATTTAGAGGCACAGGTTAAGAGGATTGCTCATCTATAGTATCTCCAAGATCTTAATCACCCGTCCTGGAGCCAAGAGAGACCGTGAACATGAGGACACAGTGTTCTGTTTTCTCCTCAGAGCAGGGCAGATGACATCTGTGTTGTGTAGGTAAACTTGGCCTGGGGTGCATTAGTTTGGGGGCTGTGGGACCATGGATAGTGGTCTCCTGTGAGATTTACAGTTCTattcattcactccttcattcaGCCATCATATGTTCAGCACATCACCATGTGCCAAGCAGAGAGCTAGGCCAGTATAACAGAACTGGGTACCTAGCCTCATGATTTACATCATGGAACCATAGAATGTTAAAGTGTAAAGGACCTAAAAATGGTCAAAATCTAACATCACAGATAAAGGGCTTGCTAAAGACAGCATGAGTTACAAACCAATCAACCCTGAATCTCCAGACTCCCAGGAAATTGCTCTTTCCATTATATTCCACTGCCTCTACTAACAGGTGCCAGTacctctcctctctttcctgcTAAATGATGAAAGGCACTGTTTTCAAGAGAGAATTTGATGGATGAAGTACTGTGGGAGGATGAGGAATAGATCAGAGAACCCAATGCTTGGGTGGAGTGGCAAAATTCCACAATCCTCTCTGGAAATAATCCAGTAGAAAAGAGATTCAAAACTCAAAACTCAGCTTTCAGAAAATACCTGCCAGTGGGAACCTTGAAGGAAGAAGAACAGAAACGGTGCAAACCCATTGCAATTTAACCTAGAATTTCTGCTTTCTTTACTATGATTCTACGGTCActctctttaaagaaataaagcagaaaaaaaaaaaaaaagcagccaacAGGTGACAAATAAAGGCTCAGACATTTGCCCTATTTATAAGCCTTTGGAAAGTCCTGAAAATGCCAGCCAGTTTCTAACATCCTCTCCTGAAAGATGGAAGAATAGAAAATGAGATTCAAGGACTTTACAAGCTTGATTTCCTCTCTAGAATCAATTCTTTTGCAAGAAGCAAATCCCCTCATGTTTGCGGCATTTGAACTAAGACTTTATTTCACCCCATCTTTATCTAGTATCTAAATGTCAGAATGTATTGTTCCTACAACTGAAGAACATGTCGCTTAATGAGTTCATAACAGAAGATTGCTATTCTCTCCGGCCGAAGTACCATAAACCCACTGATGGGTTTCAGAGACTTGAGTGCCAGAACTGGTCATCGTTTTCCAGTGGTTTACCCACGGTGAGCCTTACCTGAGTTAACTTTTGTGCCTAAATCGTAGGCAAAATTGGCCAGATGAACAACATAAACTTGCTAAAGATCAAGTTGTGTGATAGTTCTAGGGATGATTTCACAGCCCTACAAAGGAAACAGTCCCTGGCCTTGGAGAACAGGTTTCTGATAAAGAGAAAGAATTCTGGACTGAGAATCAGAAGTTCTCGGGGGAAGGCCCGCTTGGTGATAGATTACATGTCTTTTCAtctctcattctttttctcaGCCGTAAGATGAGGAGCTAGGTGAAATTCTTTGACTTATTCATTGCTCCACTTTCGCACATgaaactgtgcctggcacataaaagctctcaataaatatatgttgaatatatgaataaatatatgttgaatatatgaataaatcTCCAAGAGGCATTCCATCAAGGTGGTTAAAAGGATGGCTTCTAGAATTAGAAAGTCTTGCTTTGAGTACTGGTGCTGTAGGTCACTAGAAATGTGATCTTGAGTAAGATATTGGACCTCACCAatcctcattttccttctctgggaAGTTGAGATAAGAATGATCATATCATGATTGTATTCATAATAGTTGCTATGatgaatattatatttaaaaaaattaacttcatgTAAATGCCAACGTTTATTGGTTACCTGTGGGGTGGAGAAAGCATGAACTTGAGCTCCCAGAGGAAACCTCGTGTGATTGGCGCCCCTTAAGCATGAATAATCGCTGCCCTATGATGAAAAGGACGGTTTCCTCTTGAAGCCTGAAGACCTGTTGTGATTGCAGCCTCTGGCTTCTTTTCTTCCTGGACAGGGGACTTCTCGGTCAGGATGGACAAACACCTCTTGTTGCTCCTATCTGTCTTCTGCTGCACTGTGGGTGAGTCACAGACGTGAGGAGTGGGCTCCAGAGGCAGGGTCTTGAGAGCCACCAGGAAGATCCATACATGTAGCTGGTGTCCATTGCAAGGCTGAATCTTGACCACACTTACATGGAAGGGAAGCCAGCCTTCAGAATGCCCCTGGGTCTCTATGCCACCTTTCTGATCTTTTCAACATTCTGCCATTCCCCATCAAGGGCTTGAGCCTCTATGGCTGTCCCTTCACACTGCTTCCCCACTCTGTCCCTATAATTCCCCATAATCCAAAATCCTAGTAAGATTTCCCTTAGGACATCCTTTCCATTTATAAAGCTGTTATCCATTTGCTGAGGGAGCTGGTCGGTCTACAATGAATAATTTTGTAATTGGTTTTAATGCCAGACAGGGCCTTTTGATACCCTTATCAGGGATTTTTGTGTTAAAACAAGTGGTTGTAGGAGAGAAAATATTGGATGCACTGAAATCagacagattaaaaaatgatTCAGTCACTGTCTTAAATTCTCTGTATCTCCAGTTGCTCATTAGAGAAATGGGGGAAACAACCTACTTACAGggcttttgtgaggattaaatcagatACAAAGTAAGAGAACATGGCCCAGaggagatgctcaataaatgttactttcttttctCATGCAGGTGCACCAGggagaggttttttaaaaaattaaatctgtatTTTGATTGGCTCACCCCACAGTACTGCATAAAGCGGCACTGACTGCGATGTAATTCATGATTACACCATAGATTCAATTTGAAGTTCAAAACAGTATATCACGTAACAACATTTAAGCTGCAAATGTCAGGAATTCCATCATAGTAACACTTACATGGGTAAAACAGTTTAAAGCACTCAGCCTCATGTCGCTCTTTTATCTACAGTCCTGCCAAGTAGGCCAGGCCAGCATTAATAGAACCATTTTTAAGCTGAAAAACCAGTGCTAAATCTTTGCTCAGTTACCAGGTTAAAAGAGCTGAAGTTGGGACCTGAATCCTTTTACTCTCACAAGGGCTTTTCTCTAGGACGTGGCGTTAATGAGAGCGCCAGCTGCCTCCTACCTGATCCTGACCACCAGCTTTCCATCCACCCCGCTGCACTGCCCTCCACCGTGTCTAGGTCTGTCCAGTTTCATCTAAGTCCCCGCCTCCCCTGCCCTTACACCAGCTCTGTGCTCTCTAGCAGCGGCACCCCTGAAATGCGTAACGTGCCACCTCCGCACGGAGATGGATCGCTGTAGAAGAGGCTTTGGAATCTGTGTTGCCAAGAAGTATGAGACCTGCTTGCTCTTAAAGATCCTCCAGGGTAAGTTGGAGGATCAGGGGAGGCGCTGTGAGATTCCTAGGAAGTTCTTGGGAGAGTACTTCAACAGTTTTCTACCCCAGACTAAGGCCAGTGCAAGAAAGGAAGCCAAGTGCCGGGTGTCCCTGGGCATCAGCAGAAGGGGACTTGGGAAGATGAGACAGGAGGAAGAAGCATCTGTACGGAGAGCTGGAGGGTGCCAGGGAGCTTAACCGCGTAACGCCTGCAGGGGACCCGTGATTTCTACGTCTCCCTGCTTGGGTCCTCTTGGGAAGTATAAGACAGGAGGCCATCTCTAAACCTATCCTGATACCTAATTAAATTTTTACCTACAGGACTAGTGCCAGGTTTGACTTGCCTTTAGAAAACTTAGATCACTggcttattttctctctttctttgtgtgtgtgcggGGTTGGTGGGGGGAACGAGGTTTATTTGttattagaggaggtactggggattgaacccaggacctcatgcatgctaagcaagcgctctgccacttgagttataccctccccccatcactGGCTTATTTTCTGCGATGCCTTCTCATTACAGATGACATTTTCCAGTTAGCATACATGGTGTGTCAGAAATTCTGCAGAGACTTGACATACAGGATCAACAGTCGAACTTATATTCATAAGTGCTGCAACCACAATTACTGTAACTTCAAAAGTCTAGCGCATGCTTTCTTCTGAGATCTCACTCTAAGATGTTATGGATGTTTCTCTGCCTTAACACTCTGCCTGCCTTTGCTTTCGTCTCCTGTCTGTCCTGGAAGTATCCTGGCTGTCTGTAATTCAGTGTTACCCTTCCCATTGCCTCCAGCTTGGTTCGTACCACAGTCGGAGGATGCTTCTGAACAACAGATTTCTCCCGCTGTGGGGACTGGTATTTACCTACTTCAAGCAGCCcaggagaaaaatgtaaaacaagaCCATTCTAGATCCTTGTGTTTCGCTTAGATAGTTGAGCTGAACTAGAAATACTTCAGCTgaaaattcacaaaatatttttatctcaaactccccatttatcATTGCTGTAATTAAGTAGAAATAGCCACAAAGTAAATGGTGGACACTCAACGTTTATCTCTATGggcaaaaaattattttccccagTGGACAGTGTCCACTTCATACACAGTCAAGATTTTCTTGGCGTTTACGATATGTATCCATGTACAGTGTTAGCAGGAAACAGCAGGTAAAGGATTTCCTGCCTCTGTGACATTCACAGCTCACACCTAGCCACTTCTGGGCCTGTCAAGATGTACATTTAAGGCATATTACAGTCTGGGCATCGATCCCAAACCCATGCAACCCATGTCTTTCTCCTGTTTGTTCGGACAACTTTGAACATTATTCTGAGTGCAAGTCACAAAATTTTGGAACTATATCAAActtattaagtaaataaaattccCTTTGTGCCCCTGAATCTGAGAAAAACAATATGAATATTTTGCCATATCTCCATATATTATTTCTGTACGTATACTACATGTTCATGTTAATAAAGACTATCATAGCTGACATGATGTATGTGATATTCTGAGTTGTTGTGGAATTTGCACGCTTATTACCGCCCCTCACTATCCCTCCTAGAATGTGAGACCCAGAATCGGCAACAAATTCAGGAGCTGGTCCCCTGGAAAACTCCTTGAAAAAGTCAATTTCTTATAAATTTGTACTGGGGAAAGGTGGTGAACCCACCACTGGGCAACATAACTCTGTggtattcattatttttattccccCAGGCAAAAGTGAACTGAATGCTCTGTCATTTGTGCTCCCCAATGCCATGACACAATGACATAACAGAGGTGAGAGTTATTTGGTTCTGGAGATGCTCAGAGCCGACAGTCCTGCTAGCCAGAGTAGGTGTCAGATGCTTCAGTCTGCAAAGTCTGTCCTGCTGGTCGCCTGTCCAAAGAGGGCCATGGGTCAGCGGCTATGGCGGAGAATCTTGCTTGGCAAGGAGAAGAACTTGGCAGTGGGGTGGCTACAGGAATGATCAGCTAAAGGCTAACTGTGTCACGAAGGCTTACGTTTGTTTTGTGTGTTGGAGCAGGCAGGAAGATAAAGAACAGATTCTCTTAGAATGACCTTTCAAGTCGGAGACTCAGGTTCCGAACAGACTGGTTTCTCTCAGATGATTGAGCAGCAAGGAAATGAACTAATCTCTGAATCCCTGAAGCTGGGTGACATCTGGAGCTCTACAACTCAGAATAGCCAAGGACTAAAAAATGTCCACAGGACTGTGTAGCGCCCTGAAAGGAGCTCAGCTGAAGTGTTCCGGGGATGATTTCCTTGTatctcttcctccatctccagACCTCCCTtctctttggaattttctggGAATCTCCAGGTGCCTTTCTAGATGTGAAACGCCTAGCCACAGGTAGTTTTCCTCCAGGAGAGTCCATAATGGAGCTGGTTCAAGATTATTGGAAGACTCTATTACCAGAGCAAGCTCAGAGTCAGGCACAACGTCCAAGGTGTTGCGTGCTGAGTCAGTTCTGTTCTCCATTTGCTTTTCTGAAGACCTGACCCTGAGTTCACTCATATCCCTGATCTTGGGAAAGGTAAAAATCCAACTCTTCAACTCTTCCCACAATAAGTGGCTGAAAAAGAGCCTCAGAGTCAGAGAATGATCACAAAAGGGCACAATTATTAAATGCTGTGGTTAAGACATCTGTAATGGCGCCCTGTTGGGCCTCACTTACTGATGCGGCTGCATTCTTTGTTTTGTCTCATTGCCTGTGCTCTCCTGATAATAAGGTGCCTCTTCCCACTGAAACCAGTGTGCTGCAGGGGTGAGCttaatgatcatttttttctcctctgtttcccTGGCAGCTGAGGAGGAGGACTTCTGGACCACAGATTGTTCCTGTGATTACATACAACAGGTTATACCCTGGGTCACAGAGGCTATTTAAGAATCAAACTGTTTACTCTTCACTTAGTCAAGTTCTGTAAATTTGAAGTAACCGTCTTGGAAGATTTTGGTTACGTAAGAAAGGTGGGATGGTCTGACAACCATTGTGCTATGAGTCACAAATGTTTATGTACCTGGAAGAGCAGCTCCCAGACCTACCTTTCTGATTTGTGACAGTAACGAACCATCTTGCTGCCTCCCTTCCCTCAAAGAGAATTGTGAGGAACAGCCAGCCTTAAAATGTGGTTCAAAAAACAGCAGTTTCAGAACTTCAGCCAGGTCTTTGTGCAGCCATTGGCTGGCAGTTAGGCACCGGAGACTCCATGGCTTGAAAAAGACGTGATCTATAGTCCCATTTTTCTCTGCATCTGAGGCCATACATGGTTTGGAAGGCAAATAAACAAAGGGCCTTTTCTCATTCTGCATAATGAGATGAAATACCCTTCTTAGGGTTGGCATATTACAGTTAGGGGAATATTTCCTTTCCTGATGATGAACTAAACTGACTGTGCTGTCTCTGAGAAGCAATTTTTCAGAGAGCAGTCAGCTTGTTTATGTGTGTGCCCGTGTACACACGtgagtgtgtacgtgtgtgtgtacgcaGGTGCATGAATACCATTGTTTTCCTGTTGAATGGCCAGAAAGATAGGAGGACATGCACAGCTCATGCTGACAAGTGATCGTAAAGGGGAGGGAACTGgtacagcagcagcagccagggcTCCTTCTCGGGTACCAAGACTTAAACCCCTTTTGAATGGCGTGCCCGTGGTGAAGACCTTAGGACCACAGGTTGTTCCCACTGTTCTCCTCTATGTCATAGAGGATATTTTCCTTAAATACAATCCCTATGTCTGCCTGCCTAATTCCCTTTGGGTGAAAGGGTCTGTGAATTACTGTATGTCAGAATATACACTGGGGGGCAGAAAGTAGGTCTGGTCCTGAGAGCATGCAGTAGGGCACCTGAGGGTACCTTTTCTAAAGGATAGTGCGGATTTATACCATGGAGGATTTAAGAAACAGGCATGAACCTGAAGGTAGACAACCATAGCCAGGTTGTGTCCATGAGGGTACCACCTGTGATGGGTTTCCtttggtttttgtgtttgttttctgtccctCATATCATGGAAATAGGCATATTTTGTgtagagtttaaaatttttatttctcttgttaaAAGAGTCATTCT
This window contains:
- the PATE2 gene encoding prostate and testis expressed protein 2: MVAPFLLYVAFLVCMSKGPSEMCYKCKQYHLGTCYDTMKSCFLKYHQSCAVENIYVLTRKGRSMYFYSKLSCMTNCKDINFLSFDRRTELICCKHKNYCNLPEGV
- the LOC123618721 gene encoding prostate and testis expressed protein 3 isoform X1, encoding MDKHLLLLLSVFCCTVAAAPLKCVTCHLRTEMDRCRRGFGICVAKKYETCLLLKILQDDIFQLAYMVCQKFCRDLTYRINSRTYIHKCCNHNYCNFKSLAHAFF
- the LOC123618721 gene encoding prostate and testis expressed protein 3 isoform X2 is translated as MDKHLLLLLSVFCCTVAAPLKCVTCHLRTEMDRCRRGFGICVAKKYETCLLLKILQDDIFQLAYMVCQKFCRDLTYRINSRTYIHKCCNHNYCNFKSLAHAFF